Proteins found in one Streptomyces sp. NBC_00461 genomic segment:
- a CDS encoding helix-turn-helix domain-containing protein, giving the protein MSHDSTAAPEAAARKLSGRRRKEIVAVLLFSGGPIFESSIPLSVFGIDRQDAGVPRYRLLVCGGEEGPLRTTGGLELTTPHGLEAISRAGTVVVPAWRSITSPPPEDALDALRRAHEEGARIVGLCTGAFVLAAAGLLDGRPATTHWMYAPTLAKRYPSVHVDPRELFVDDGDVLTSAGTAAGIDLCLHIVRTDHGNEAAGALARRLVVPPRRSGGQERYLDRSLPEEIGADPLAEVVAWALEHLHEQFDVETLAARAYMSRRTFDRRFRSLTGSAPLQWLITQRVLQAQRLLETSDYSVDEVAGRCGFRSPVALRGHFRRQLGSSPAAYRAAYRARRPQGDRPVDVEGASGPPGPPPLLHPEGPVPLQSRRAAASALGAAALSASAPLENGREAYVTSRASVPGQRSSGM; this is encoded by the coding sequence ATGAGCCACGACTCCACTGCCGCGCCGGAAGCCGCGGCCCGGAAGCTTTCCGGGCGACGCCGCAAGGAGATCGTCGCGGTGCTGCTGTTCAGCGGCGGCCCCATCTTCGAGAGTTCCATACCACTGTCGGTGTTCGGTATCGACCGCCAGGATGCCGGCGTACCGCGCTACCGACTGCTGGTGTGCGGGGGTGAGGAAGGCCCGCTGCGGACCACAGGGGGCCTGGAACTCACGACGCCACACGGCCTGGAGGCGATCTCACGCGCAGGCACGGTCGTCGTGCCGGCCTGGCGCTCGATCACGTCTCCGCCACCGGAGGATGCGCTCGACGCACTGCGTCGGGCGCACGAAGAGGGTGCCCGCATAGTCGGCCTGTGCACCGGCGCCTTCGTCCTGGCGGCGGCGGGCCTGCTGGACGGCCGTCCCGCGACCACACACTGGATGTACGCGCCGACGCTGGCCAAGCGCTATCCGTCGGTGCACGTCGATCCGAGAGAACTCTTCGTCGACGACGGCGACGTGCTGACGTCCGCCGGGACGGCGGCCGGAATCGATCTCTGTCTCCACATCGTGCGGACGGACCACGGCAACGAGGCGGCGGGCGCGCTGGCCCGGCGTCTGGTCGTCCCGCCGCGCCGGTCGGGCGGTCAGGAGCGCTACCTCGATCGATCTTTACCAGAGGAGATCGGCGCCGACCCGCTCGCCGAGGTCGTCGCCTGGGCGCTGGAGCATCTGCACGAGCAGTTCGACGTGGAGACGCTCGCCGCGCGTGCGTACATGAGCAGGCGCACCTTCGACCGCCGTTTCCGCTCGCTCACGGGAAGCGCTCCCCTGCAGTGGCTGATCACTCAGCGCGTACTGCAGGCGCAGCGTCTCCTGGAGACGTCGGACTACTCGGTGGACGAGGTCGCGGGTCGCTGCGGCTTCCGCTCGCCGGTGGCCCTGCGCGGACACTTCCGCCGTCAGCTGGGTTCGTCTCCGGCCGCCTACCGCGCCGCGTACCGCGCTCGCCGTCCGCAGGGCGACAGGCCGGTCGACGTGGAGGGAGCGTCCGGCCCACCCGGGCCTCCGCCCCTGCTGCATCCGGAGGGACCGGTGCCGCTGCAGAGCCGACGGGCTGCGGCGAGCGCGTTGGGAGCGGCGGCGCTGTCCGCGTCCGCCCCCCTGGAGAACGGCCGTGAGGCATACGTCACGAGCCGGGCGAGCGTGCCGGGGCAACGCAGCAGCGGTATGTGA